The Mesorhizobium sp. INR15 region CGCTGGTGTTTGGCATCATCCCGATGCCGGGCCTGTTCTTCCTCGGCGCGATCGTGATCTACGGCGCCGTGCTGCGCTTCACGCCCTTTGGCCGCTATGTCTACGCCATCGGCGGCAACGAGGAGGCCGCACGGCTTTCGGGCATCGCCGCCGGCCGCGTCAAGATCGTCACCTATGCCATCTCCGGCTTGCTGGCTGGCATCGCCGCCGTGCTCTACGTCGCGCAATACCGCCAGGGCAAACCCGACGCCGGCGCCGGGCTGGAGCTTGACGCCATCGCCGCCGTGGTGATCGGCGGCACCAGCCTGATGGGCGGCCGCGGCAGCCTGACGGGAACATTCTGCGGCGTGCTGATCTTCGGGCTGCTCTCCAACATCCTGCAGCTTCACAACATCAATTCGAACCTTCAGCTGGTGCTGAAGGGCATGATCATCATCGGCACCGTGCTCGTGCAGGAGCGCAACGCCGCCGATCTTCTCAGCTATCTGCGCCTGCCACTTTCGCCTGTCAGGGGCGGGCAAGCGGCGCACAAGGAAACGGCCGCGGCAAAGCGGCCGTCACAGGAGACACCGTCTCTAAATCTTGGAGGAAACAAGAAATGAAACGACGTGACATGTTGAAGCTTGCCGCCATAACCGCGGCACTGCTGACCACCACCGCGCTGCTGACCAGCGGCAATGCCTATGCGCAGGACAAGAAGTGGAAGATCGGCTTCTCGCAGGTGACGACCATCGAACCCTGGCGTGCGCAGTTCAACAAGGACATCCTGGCCGAAGCCGCCAAGCATCCCAATGTCGAGCTGATCGTCACCGACGGCGAGGACAAGACCGAGAAGCAGGTTGCCGATGTCGAAAACCTGATCCGTCAGGAAGTCGACGCGCTGCTGGTGTCGCCGAAGGAGTCGGCCGGCCTGACCGGCGTCGTGCAGCAGGCGATCGATGCCAAGATCCCGGTCTTCGTGCTCGATCGCAATGTCGACACCAAGGACTACACGCAGTTTGTCGGCGGCGACAACGCGCTGATCGGCCGCGCGGCCGGCGAATATGTGGTCGAACTGCTGGGCGGCAAGGGCAAGGCAGCCGGCAATGTCGTCGAGATCTGGGGCGGCATGGGCACCCAGGCCTCGCATGACCGCCATGACGGCTTCCACGAATTCACCGACAAGGAGCCGGGCATCAAGTATCTGCTCGACCAGCAATCGGGCGACTGGAAGCAGGACCAGGCCTACAACATCATGGCGACGGCGCTGCGCAACAACGAGAAGATCGATCTCGTCTATGGTCATAACGACCCGATGGCCTACGGCGCCTATCTTGCCGCCAAGGATGTCGGGCGCGAGAAGGAGATCAAGTTTGTCGGCATTGACGGCCTGCCCAATGAAGGCGTGACGCTGGTCAACAATGGCGAGCTGACGGCGACCTTCACCTATGTGACACCGGGTGCCGAAGGGCTGCGGCAGGCGATCAAGTTCCTGAACGGCGAGAAGGTCGAAAAGACCATCACCTTGCCGACGCAGAAGATCACCAAGGAAAATTCCGCGCAGATCCTGAAGGACAACGGCCTCTGAGGCGAGGCTTCTTTCCGCCGGGCGCCTTCTGGCGCTCGGCGGAAACGAACTACGCCAGTCTCGCCAGCAGCTTCATGAAGGTGGCGATCTCCTTGGCCGAGAGCGGGGCCAGCGTCTCTTGCGTGATCTCGCGTGCCAGCGGGATCAACCGGTCTATGGCCTCGCGGCCTTCCGCCGTCAGATTAACCAGCAGCCGCCGCTTGTCGACCTCGTGCTTGGAAAGCTCGACCAGGCCGCGCGCCTTCAGCCGGTCGATGACCCCCTTGACCGTCGCTGCGTCCATGGCGATCAACGTGCCAAGCTGGTTCTGCGAGGTCTCGCCGACATCACGCAATTTCGCCAGGGCGGCGAATTGCGGTGGAGTCAGGTCGGCGATGCGCGCGGCGAAGATCGAGACATGGCGCTGGTGCGCCTTGCGCATGATGAAGCCGACCTGCTCCTGCAGGTGATAATCCTGATCGTCAGGCGCTTCGCCCTCGACCAGCTTGAGCAGATTGTCCTCGCCGCTCACCGCAGTCCGTCCCAGGCCTTGATGTCCTTGGCCGCCAGGCCGCCCATGCGGTCATGCACGCGCGGGCCGCAAGTCATGGCCAGGCAGAACAGGATCTCGTCGGCGCGCGGACCGTCGCTCATGCCGACTTCCATGGCGTCGAAATGGCCGCGCACATAGGCAGCGTTGATGTGGCCCAACGGCACGTCAAGCCGTGCGCCGAAAGCGCCAACCTTCTTGGCCGAAGGCACGATCGCCTTGGCGTCGCCGAGCCGCTCGCGCATGGCATAGCCGCCCGGCACATGCCACAGCGCGCCATGCTCAAGCTCGCCCGCCGATCCGACAATGGCGCCCTTGCCGTAACCGTCGATCTGCTTCACGTCGCCGCCCAAGGCCGCGATCAGGCGATCGGCCAGCATCAGGCCGAGCGGCTTCAGATCATCCATGGCGCTCTGCAGGTCTTCCACATAGCGGCCGGCGAACGGGTTCTTCACCAGCGCCATGGCGGCGGCGCGGCGGCGCGGCGCGGATGCGGCTGGGCCGCCATCGTGAAAGATTTCTTCGGTCAGAACCGCGATCTTGCGGACCGGAAACTCAGGCATGGGCAAATTCCTTCCCTGGACTTTTGTTGGGCGCGGCAAGTGCCACCGAGCCACTGATGCGGGTTTCCCCGCCAAGAAACAGCGCCGATGCGACAATCAGGCCGCGCCGGCGAAAATCTTCCGCGACAGCAAGGCCGTTGTCCAGCGCTCGCACCACGTCGCCAGATGCAAGCGTGCCAACGCCTTGTGTCACCAGCCGCGCGCCGAGGTCACTGTCGGGCGACAGTTCGAATGCCGGGATACGCTTGATCGCGGGATTGCCGGGCAAATTCACCGCATTGGCAATGAGCGTCGCCGCCGCGTCGGCCTCGGCACTGGTCCGCGCCAGCACGGTGACGGCGTCGGCGATGCCGAGCGAGAAGGAGCGGCCGCGCCAGCCGCTGGTGGCGACACCGCGAACACCATCTTCCGCTCGGATTGCGATCCGGTCCGCCATGACGTGGTCAGTGCCGGCGATCGCCAGCCGCATCGACAGGCCCCTGCCGATATGAAAAGCGCTGTCGCCGCCGTTGTTGACATAGGCGCGATCGAGCCTGCGACCGGCGAGCAGCGCGGCGAGCATTTCGTCGGCTACCGATCCTGCGACGGCGGCCATAGGCGTTATGAAGGATTCCGCCAAGGGGATGACGGCTGCTTCCATGCGGCGCGCCGTTGGGCTGTCAAAGGTGCGCGGCGCCAGGAAAAATGCCGGGAGCCGCAATTCGGGAAGCTCCTTGACCAGCTCGATCAGGATCGTCTGGAAGCGCGCGATGGCCTGCTCATAGGCCAGGTGGCACTCCTGTGCGTCGCCGAAGGCCTCGATGATCAGGTCGATCGGCCCATGGTTGAGGTGCAGCCGCTTTCCGTCCTGCAGCCAATGCGCTTGCGGGCCGTCCATTATCCAGCCTCGTTCGAGGCCGCGCGGCGCAGTTGCGCCAGCGGCGGCCACGGATTGCCCGACGGCGCACCCGTACCCTGTCGCGGATTGAGGTATTCTCCGCCCTTGGCAACGATATCAGCGACACTGCGGATCTCCGCCTCGTAGCCGCCGAGCCGGATGTAATCGTCACGGCGCAAGGTGAATTCGATCGGTGCCACCAGCGCCGGCGTCGGCACATAGCCGAAAGCGCCTTCAGGTACTCGCGTGACATCCACCATCAGCGTGATGCCGCCACCGGGCCAGACATAGACCGGCGCTCCGCCGACCGTCACATAGGTGGTCAGGCCTTGCACCGAGCGGGTGAGATTGACCGGGTTTTCCGTGACACCGGCGCGCAACGAACCGCCGGCACCGCC contains the following coding sequences:
- a CDS encoding substrate-binding domain-containing protein; this encodes MKRRDMLKLAAITAALLTTTALLTSGNAYAQDKKWKIGFSQVTTIEPWRAQFNKDILAEAAKHPNVELIVTDGEDKTEKQVADVENLIRQEVDALLVSPKESAGLTGVVQQAIDAKIPVFVLDRNVDTKDYTQFVGGDNALIGRAAGEYVVELLGGKGKAAGNVVEIWGGMGTQASHDRHDGFHEFTDKEPGIKYLLDQQSGDWKQDQAYNIMATALRNNEKIDLVYGHNDPMAYGAYLAAKDVGREKEIKFVGIDGLPNEGVTLVNNGELTATFTYVTPGAEGLRQAIKFLNGEKVEKTITLPTQKITKENSAQILKDNGL
- a CDS encoding MarR family winged helix-turn-helix transcriptional regulator, with the translated sequence MSGEDNLLKLVEGEAPDDQDYHLQEQVGFIMRKAHQRHVSIFAARIADLTPPQFAALAKLRDVGETSQNQLGTLIAMDAATVKGVIDRLKARGLVELSKHEVDKRRLLVNLTAEGREAIDRLIPLAREITQETLAPLSAKEIATFMKLLARLA
- a CDS encoding amino acid synthesis family protein, whose amino-acid sequence is MPEFPVRKIAVLTEEIFHDGGPAASAPRRRAAAMALVKNPFAGRYVEDLQSAMDDLKPLGLMLADRLIAALGGDVKQIDGYGKGAIVGSAGELEHGALWHVPGGYAMRERLGDAKAIVPSAKKVGAFGARLDVPLGHINAAYVRGHFDAMEVGMSDGPRADEILFCLAMTCGPRVHDRMGGLAAKDIKAWDGLR
- a CDS encoding UPF0280 family protein, translated to MDGPQAHWLQDGKRLHLNHGPIDLIIEAFGDAQECHLAYEQAIARFQTILIELVKELPELRLPAFFLAPRTFDSPTARRMEAAVIPLAESFITPMAAVAGSVADEMLAALLAGRRLDRAYVNNGGDSAFHIGRGLSMRLAIAGTDHVMADRIAIRAEDGVRGVATSGWRGRSFSLGIADAVTVLARTSAEADAAATLIANAVNLPGNPAIKRIPAFELSPDSDLGARLVTQGVGTLASGDVVRALDNGLAVAEDFRRRGLIVASALFLGGETRISGSVALAAPNKSPGKEFAHA